In Senegalia massiliensis, a genomic segment contains:
- a CDS encoding EFR1 family ferrodoxin (N-terminal region resembles flavodoxins. C-terminal ferrodoxin region binds two 4Fe-4S clusters.), whose translation MLKKLNTMYFSATGTTKKVLDEIAEKLLKNIDILKGDTIDFTLPDIRKNSVLFSENDILLIGIPVYAGRVPNVLLKYLNSIKGKRSKAIPIVLYGNRNYDDALIELNDILSNNGFDVIAAASFIGEHSFSYTLAKNRPDASDLSIARNFGDEIYNKIKKNIDKDLNIKGLHPYRKYYIPKDEVGNPVDIRKITPKTNNTCIDCKLCVEICPMGSIDYEDVSILNGICIKCGACIKRCPTNSKYFDDEGYLRHKRELEYEFKGRKSPDIFI comes from the coding sequence ATTTTGAAGAAATTAAATACAATGTATTTTAGTGCTACTGGTACAACTAAAAAGGTGTTGGATGAAATAGCCGAAAAATTGTTAAAGAATATAGATATATTAAAAGGAGATACTATTGATTTTACATTACCAGACATAAGAAAAAATAGTGTTTTATTTTCTGAAAATGACATACTTTTAATAGGGATTCCAGTATATGCAGGAAGAGTACCAAATGTACTTTTGAAATATTTAAATTCTATAAAAGGTAAAAGAAGCAAAGCTATCCCCATAGTTCTATATGGAAATAGAAATTATGATGATGCTTTAATAGAGTTAAATGATATATTAAGTAATAATGGATTTGATGTAATAGCTGCTGCAAGTTTTATAGGAGAGCACAGTTTTTCTTATACTTTAGCAAAGAATAGACCAGATGCTAGTGACTTATCTATTGCTAGAAATTTTGGAGATGAAATATATAATAAAATAAAAAAGAATATAGATAAAGATTTAAATATAAAAGGACTTCATCCTTATAGAAAATATTATATCCCAAAGGATGAAGTAGGAAACCCAGTAGATATAAGAAAGATTACACCTAAAACTAATAATACATGCATAGATTGTAAACTATGTGTGGAAATTTGCCCTATGGGTTCAATTGATTATGAAGATGTAAGTATCCTAAATGGAATATGTATAAAATGCGGAGCATGTATAAAAAGATGTCCTACTAATTCAAAATATTTTGATGATGAAGGGTACTTAAGACATAAAAGAGAACTTGAATATGAATTTAAAGGTAGGAAATCACCGGATATTTTCATATAA
- a CDS encoding GNAT family N-acetyltransferase: MSEMKIINYQEKYHDNLKRLSYEWLEKYKLLEPEDEKMLNNPKEIILDKGGFIFLAQYGEEIVGTVSLMKINDDTFEIVKLSVTKKYQGLNIGEILIRKCLYISKQNKAIKVILFSNHILKYAIDLYKRIGFKEVAFENNKYIESDLKMELIF; this comes from the coding sequence ATGAGTGAAATGAAAATAATTAATTATCAAGAAAAATATCATGATAATTTAAAAAGACTTTCTTATGAATGGCTTGAAAAATATAAATTATTAGAACCAGAAGATGAAAAGATGTTAAATAATCCTAAAGAAATTATTTTAGACAAAGGTGGGTTTATATTTTTAGCTCAATATGGTGAAGAAATAGTAGGGACTGTATCATTAATGAAGATTAATGATGATACCTTTGAAATAGTAAAACTTTCTGTAACTAAAAAATATCAAGGGTTAAATATAGGAGAAATACTCATAAGAAAGTGTCTATATATTTCAAAACAAAATAAGGCTATAAAAGTTATTCTTTTTTCAAATCATATATTAAAATACGCCATAGATTTATATAAAAGGATTGGATTTAAAGAAGTAGCCTTTGAAAACAATAAATACATAGAATCTGATTTAAAAATGGAACTTATATTTTAA
- a CDS encoding rhomboid family intramembrane serine protease, producing the protein MLIERMKDFYKKSKITFIFLTIMIIYFIFITLNGGSTNNETLVRYGALFPPFILRYNEYYRFITSIFIHIGVTHIFFNGYALYIFGPQIERLMGSTKYLLFFLLTGIGGNLATFFFNFLTLSAGASGSLFGLFGAFLYLIHRHKNMVTPEGRKSILSLLGINLALTIFIPSISVTAHIGGLVIGYLLSYVFIK; encoded by the coding sequence ATGTTAATTGAAAGAATGAAAGATTTTTATAAAAAGAGTAAAATAACATTTATATTTTTAACTATAATGATAATTTATTTTATATTTATTACTTTAAATGGTGGATCTACAAATAATGAAACACTTGTAAGATATGGTGCTTTATTCCCTCCTTTTATTTTAAGATATAATGAATATTACAGATTTATAACTTCAATTTTTATTCATATAGGAGTTACGCATATATTTTTCAATGGGTATGCTCTGTATATATTTGGACCTCAAATTGAAAGGCTTATGGGAAGTACTAAGTATTTACTTTTTTTCTTATTGACAGGAATAGGAGGAAACTTAGCTACTTTTTTCTTTAATTTTCTTACTTTATCTGCAGGAGCTTCTGGAAGTTTATTTGGATTATTTGGAGCCTTTTTATACTTAATTCATCGTCACAAAAATATGGTTACTCCAGAAGGTAGAAAAAGTATATTAAGTCTTCTTGGAATAAATTTAGCACTAACAATATTTATACCAAGTATAAGTGTTACAGCTCATATTGGGGGCCTTGTTATAGGGTATTTACTTTCTTATGTGTTTATTAAATAA
- the sfsA gene encoding DNA/RNA nuclease SfsA: MKYKKVVKGIFLKRPNRFIAQVLIDGKEETVHVKNTGRCKELLVPGANIILEDCSHNKNRKTKYSLIAVWKNDILVNMDSQVPNKVVYDAIIQNNIKKLLNLNLVKREVTYGNSRYDIYFENENEKGFIEIKGVTLENNDIAMFPDAPTLRGTKHVLEMIDAVKNGYRGIIFFLIQMKGPKVFRLNKEMDKKFSDAVKFANEKGVEVLVYDSIVTENSISIGSQIKIDFNI; this comes from the coding sequence ATGAAATATAAAAAAGTTGTAAAAGGAATATTTTTAAAAAGACCAAATAGATTTATTGCTCAAGTATTAATAGATGGAAAAGAAGAAACTGTACATGTTAAAAATACTGGAAGATGTAAAGAATTACTTGTACCAGGAGCTAATATAATACTAGAGGATTGTTCTCATAATAAAAATAGGAAAACAAAATATTCATTAATCGCTGTTTGGAAAAATGATATCCTTGTAAATATGGATTCTCAAGTACCTAATAAAGTTGTCTACGATGCAATAATTCAAAATAACATAAAAAAATTACTTAACTTGAATTTAGTAAAAAGAGAAGTAACATATGGTAATTCAAGGTATGATATATATTTTGAAAATGAAAATGAAAAAGGATTTATTGAAATAAAAGGTGTCACCTTAGAAAATAATGATATTGCAATGTTTCCTGATGCTCCAACTTTACGAGGAACAAAGCATGTACTTGAAATGATTGATGCTGTAAAGAATGGATATAGAGGAATTATATTTTTCTTAATTCAAATGAAAGGACCAAAAGTCTTTAGATTAAATAAAGAGATGGATAAAAAATTTTCTGATGCTGTAAAGTTTGCAAATGAAAAAGGAGTAGAAGTACTTGTATACGATTCTATTGTTACTGAAAATAGTATATCTATAGGATCACAGATTAAAATAGATTTTAATATATAA
- a CDS encoding FAD-dependent oxidoreductase, translating to MDEKLFSKTLKDAKENNINLLEKHEVKSVDFDEKKVFVKDLENSKEKVFDYNELVITTGATPFIPDIKGINSKNVYTVTKPYIAKDLKENINKYKNIAIVGGGFIGVEVAEQLSKYDHLNINLYHSRDYLLNGVYDKKAGEAAKKEIERHGINIHFSERLENVVSENEVVKEIITTNRKDKIDALILAIGVRPNTQIFNNGRLKKIKNGAIVIDKYGRTNIENVWSVGDCATVPHKFLKDAYIPLGTSANKIGRQIGINLSRSKDNLFASYESLGSNSVKVGDLEFGTTGLTESQAKDLGYYYGIAESEVLNKPSYMPDSYKLNFRIIYEKNSYKILGARVFGKKDAVLRLLPFTTAIHSGLTTKDLSYYDYAYSPPFSLSWEAVNIASSVAK from the coding sequence ATAGATGAAAAGTTATTTTCAAAAACATTAAAAGATGCAAAAGAAAATAATATTAATTTACTCGAAAAACATGAAGTAAAATCAGTAGACTTTGATGAAAAGAAAGTTTTTGTAAAGGATTTGGAAAACTCAAAAGAAAAAGTATTTGATTATAATGAATTGGTAATAACAACAGGAGCAACACCTTTTATTCCAGATATTAAAGGAATAAATTCTAAGAATGTATATACAGTTACTAAACCTTATATAGCTAAGGATTTAAAGGAAAACATAAATAAATATAAAAATATAGCTATAGTAGGAGGCGGATTTATAGGAGTTGAAGTAGCTGAACAACTTTCTAAATATGATCATTTAAATATAAACCTCTATCATTCAAGAGATTATCTTTTAAATGGCGTATATGACAAAAAAGCCGGAGAAGCTGCAAAAAAGGAAATAGAAAGACATGGCATAAACATTCATTTTTCTGAAAGATTAGAAAATGTAGTCTCAGAAAATGAAGTGGTAAAAGAAATTATTACTACAAATAGAAAAGATAAAATAGATGCACTAATTTTAGCTATAGGAGTAAGACCTAATACTCAAATATTTAATAATGGAAGACTAAAGAAAATAAAAAACGGTGCTATTGTAATTGATAAATATGGTCGTACTAATATTGAAAATGTATGGAGTGTAGGAGATTGTGCAACTGTACCACATAAATTTTTAAAAGATGCATATATTCCACTTGGTACTAGTGCTAATAAAATAGGTAGACAAATAGGTATAAATTTATCAAGGTCTAAAGACAATCTATTTGCTTCTTATGAATCATTAGGTAGCAATTCAGTTAAAGTAGGAGATTTAGAATTTGGAACAACGGGACTTACTGAATCTCAAGCTAAAGATTTAGGCTATTATTATGGTATAGCAGAATCTGAGGTTCTTAATAAACCATCATATATGCCTGATTCTTATAAATTAAACTTTAGAATTATATACGAAAAGAATAGTTATAAAATACTTGGAGCTAGAGTTTTTGGTAAAAAAGATGCTGTCCTTCGTTTACTTCCATTTACTACAGCAATTCATTCAGGTCTTACAACAAAAGATTTATCATATTATGATTATGCTTATTCTCCACCATTTTCTCTCTCTTGGGAAGCAGTAAATATTGCATCCTCTGTTGCAAAGTAA
- a CDS encoding methyltransferase domain-containing protein: MDKKKVRKSINDFYDDIASKERKVTGDIDKLNKSLGYSEEDLKNIPEEAQLGLGCGNPKEKGKPKTGEIVADLGSGRGMDVFLASKSVGEEGYVIGIDNNYKMIEKARDIVDKKGFKNTEFRLGEIEYIPIRDNYLDLLMSNCVINLSTDKKQVYSDIYRVLKPNGRISISDILLKKELPDEIKEDPNVHGT, encoded by the coding sequence ATGGATAAGAAAAAAGTCAGAAAATCTATTAATGATTTTTATGATGACATAGCAAGTAAAGAAAGAAAAGTAACAGGTGATATAGATAAATTAAATAAGTCTTTAGGTTATAGTGAAGAAGATTTAAAAAACATTCCTGAAGAAGCACAATTAGGACTAGGATGTGGAAATCCTAAGGAGAAGGGAAAGCCTAAAACAGGAGAAATAGTAGCAGATCTTGGTTCTGGAAGAGGAATGGATGTTTTTTTAGCATCAAAATCAGTAGGAGAAGAAGGATATGTAATAGGAATTGACAACAACTATAAAATGATTGAAAAAGCTAGAGATATAGTTGATAAAAAAGGCTTTAAAAATACAGAATTTAGATTAGGTGAAATTGAGTATATACCTATAAGAGATAATTATTTAGATCTACTTATGTCAAACTGTGTAATCAATTTATCAACTGATAAAAAACAAGTTTATAGTGACATTTATAGAGTATTAAAACCTAATGGAAGAATAAGCATTTCAGATATATTATTAAAAAAAGAATTACCAGATGAAATCAAAGAAGATCCAAATGTACATGGAACCTGA
- a CDS encoding D-cysteine desulfhydrase family protein — protein MDHSRVFIANLPTPIQKLNNLSDKYGINIYLKRDDFTGVEVSGNKIRKLEFVLGDALEKGCDTIITAGAIQSNHCRATAAVCAKLGLNCELVIKGEKPDDFEGNIFLSNMLGANIHYTTPDVAVDEKMEEINKEISHNGKKGYIIPIGASNAVGSLGYAENIKEIIKQEKELGLEFDAIIVTVGSGGTYAGLCYANETIENPKDIIGFSVSESSEKFTLDIKDILIDMYKRDGIIKEKINENRIIIKDEYVGDGYALSRSEEIEFICEMAKLEGIIFDPVYTGKAFRGMVSEIESGNFDKYKNILFIHTGGLLGWTNEQRNMAMKFN, from the coding sequence ATGGATCATAGTAGAGTTTTCATAGCAAATTTACCAACACCTATACAAAAATTAAATAATCTAAGTGATAAATATGGTATAAATATATATTTAAAAAGAGATGATTTTACTGGAGTAGAGGTTTCTGGAAATAAAATAAGGAAACTAGAATTTGTGTTAGGTGATGCACTTGAAAAAGGGTGTGATACAATTATCACAGCTGGTGCTATTCAATCAAATCACTGTAGAGCAACAGCTGCAGTTTGTGCAAAGCTTGGATTAAATTGTGAGTTAGTTATTAAAGGTGAAAAGCCAGATGATTTTGAAGGAAATATTTTTCTTTCTAATATGTTAGGAGCAAATATTCATTACACCACTCCAGATGTTGCAGTAGATGAAAAAATGGAAGAAATCAATAAAGAAATAAGTCACAATGGTAAAAAGGGTTATATTATTCCAATTGGAGCTTCTAATGCTGTAGGTTCTCTAGGTTATGCGGAAAATATTAAAGAAATTATAAAGCAAGAAAAAGAATTAGGTTTAGAATTTGATGCTATTATAGTTACTGTCGGGTCAGGTGGTACATATGCTGGACTATGTTATGCTAATGAAACTATAGAAAATCCAAAAGATATAATAGGATTTAGTGTATCGGAATCTAGTGAAAAGTTCACTCTAGATATAAAAGATATTTTAATAGATATGTATAAAAGAGATGGAATTATTAAAGAAAAAATTAACGAGAATCGTATAATTATTAAAGATGAATACGTAGGAGATGGATATGCATTAAGCAGATCAGAGGAAATAGAATTTATTTGTGAGATGGCAAAATTAGAAGGGATTATATTTGATCCTGTATATACAGGAAAGGCATTCCGAGGTATGGTAAGTGAAATTGAAAGTGGAAATTTTGATAAGTATAAAAATATTCTATTTATTCATACTGGTGGTTTGTTAGGATGGACAAATGAACAAAGAAATATGGCAATGAAATTTAATTAG
- a CDS encoding DUF2871 domain-containing protein, protein MNKYIKIAIYYAVLGLISGVFYREFTKFNGVDGGTSLAYLHVHILTLGMFFFMILSLFESKLNMSNFKGFKLFNITYNLGLHITLGVFIVRGVTEVLGSNYSRAFDKSISGIAGIGHILLATGIITILIILNKSSKKLEVYNQ, encoded by the coding sequence ATGAACAAATATATAAAAATTGCAATATACTATGCTGTACTTGGACTAATTTCAGGTGTTTTCTATAGAGAATTTACTAAATTCAATGGAGTAGATGGAGGTACATCTTTAGCATATTTACATGTGCATATATTAACTTTAGGAATGTTCTTTTTTATGATACTCTCTCTATTTGAATCAAAGCTTAATATGAGTAATTTTAAAGGATTTAAGTTGTTTAATATTACATATAATCTAGGTCTACATATAACTCTTGGGGTATTTATTGTAAGAGGTGTTACAGAAGTTTTAGGTTCTAATTATAGTAGGGCATTTGATAAATCTATTAGTGGAATTGCTGGGATAGGTCATATCCTTCTAGCTACTGGAATCATTACAATTTTAATAATATTAAATAAATCTTCTAAAAAACTTGAAGTTTATAATCAATAA